A genome region from Hevea brasiliensis isolate MT/VB/25A 57/8 chromosome 7, ASM3005281v1, whole genome shotgun sequence includes the following:
- the LOC110664784 gene encoding nicotinamidase 1: MASNTIDLLKQELPVEQDSLLLNGDVKTGLVLVDIVNGFCTVGAGNLAPKQPDKQISTMVEESVRLARAFCDKKWPVFAFLDSHHPDIPEHPYPPHCIAGTDEARLVPELQWLENEANVTLKCKDCIDGFLGCMEKDGSNVFVDWIKNNQIKVILVVGICTDICVLDFVCSALSARNRGFLAPLEDLIVFSRACATFDISLHVARAVKDAIAHPQELMHHIGLYMAKGRGAKVVSEVFFSALQ, encoded by the exons atggcatCCAACACGATTGATTTGTTGAAGCAGGAACTTCCCGTCGAACAAGATTCTTTGCTTCTCAATGGCGATGTTAAGACCGGACTTGTTCTTGTTGATATCGTTAATGGTTTCTGTACCGTCGGCGCTGGCAATTTG GCCCCTAAACAGCCTGATAAGCAAATTTCTACGATGGTTGAGGAGTCGGTGAGGCTTGCTAGAGCTTTCTGTGACAAGAAATGGCCTGTTTTCGCTTTTCTTGATTCTCATCATCCTGATATTCCGGAGCACCCTTACCCTCCTCACTGTATTGCTGGAACTGATGAGGCAAGACTCGTTCCAG aattgcagtgGTTGGAGAATGAAGCTAACGTTACGCTCAAATGCAAGGATTGCATCGATGGGTTTCTGGGTTGCATGGAGAAAGATGGCTCCAATGTGTTTGTAGATTGGATAAAAAATAATCAGATCAAAGTT ATACTGGTGGTAGGAATATGCACGGATATATGCGTGCTAGATTTTGTATGTTCAGCACTATCTGCCAGAAATCGTGGTTTTCTTGCTCCTCTAGAGGATTTGATTGTGTTCTCTCGAGCTTGTGCGACCTTTGACATTTCACTTCATGTTGCTAGAGCTGTCAAAGATGCTATAGCACATCCACAG GAACTGATGCATCACATAGGCCTGTACATGGCCAAGGGAAGGGGTGCTAAGGTAGTCTCAGAGGTGTTTTTTAGTGCATTGCAGTAA
- the LOC110664785 gene encoding protein ecdysoneless homolog, translated as MATQPPSDPNADPFTSIFSQTHSRIPDDTVFFAIFPDSSLSNSFYSSSSPSLALQSLHLEILHFLSPSFYIWQHEPFSLSISSFLSPSCLCSSKSPLPHLHGKLRFGDNIEDEWFTVFLLFLISRQFPSLSIRVWDNDGEFLLIEAAFHLPRWINPENSGNRVFIRGGELHIVPKSRLSNPNLIDSLKFLTYYESESRAADSIQKAVKSRISDYPERARRNIHQVRVRVPTSVAQVLKHEPCLISLAVEGFYDRDIDTMKYAAKMEKFLSRGREEELVRMVVKMSRAMYAQLMQQKFQAPKCYPMPVRGDDAGAYLEAELGMKIVCGFEMMYQLRRREGEEGKGSTWNKYKESLERSGYFEGLLPGSKEYKRLMEKAEEYYRNSTLFTRTSELMSAPVRRIDEILAMPHSADDFQSQEVPPSDDDSWLYDGENDLNAALQERQKEMDLYNAKHKKKQKLKEPQDAGPSSDADFGDFDLGDIAKTMQAFVDKMSSYKGAEVPENRNLKEVDLDADRFFKDMESVMNRHGRQDNASDVETEEASSSDMDFDESEDGSDIMEPSADNEDGEDTFMCSYSDALNEELKNTTLEKSFVRANDHSNKNEGTSRDMEEEFTPVDVDVNLVKSLLDSFSSQQGQAGPASNLLGLMGLQLPLDGNKGK; from the exons ATGGCGACGCAACCACCCTCAGATCCCAACGCCGACCCTTTCACCTCCATCTTCTCTCAAACTCACTCCCGTATCCCAGATGACACCGTTTTTTTCGCAATCTTTCCAGACTCCTCTCTCTCCAATTCcttctattcttcttcttctccttccctTGCTCTCCAATCCCTTCATCTCGAAATCCTTCACTTCCTCTCGCCGTCCTTTTATATCTGGCAACACGAACCCTTCTCTCTCTCCATCTCCTCTTTCTTATCTCCTTCTTGCCTCTGCTCCTCCAAGTCTCCTCTCCCCCACCTCCATGGCAAGCTTCGCTTTGGCGATAACATCGAGGACGAATGGTTCACCGTCTTCCTGCTCTTCCTTATTTCCCGCCAATTCCCTTCCCTTTCCATACGCGTATGGGACAACGACGGCGAATTCCTCCTTATTGAAGCTGCTTTTCACCTCCCTCGATGGATTAATCCCGAGAACAGTGGAAACCGCGTTTTTATTCGCGGTGGCGAGCTCCATATTGTTCCCAAAAGCCGGTTGTCTAATCCGAACTTAATCGATTCGTTGAAATTTTTGACTTACTATGAAAGCGAATCGCGAGCGGCGGACTCTATTCAAAAAGCGGTGAAGAGCCGAATTTCGGATTATCCGGAAAGAGCGAGACGAAATATCCATCAGGTTCGGGTTAGGGTTCCAACATCAGTGGCACAGGTTCTCAAGCACGAGCCTTGTTTGATCTCTTTAGCAGTGGAGGGATTTTACGACAGAGATATTGATACAATGAAGTACGCAGCGAAAATGGAGAAGTTTCTGAGCAGAGGGAGGGAGGAAGAACTGGTTCGCATGGTGGTTAAGATGTCTAGGGCTATGTATGCGCAGTTAATGCAGCAGAAATTTCAGGCGCCCAAGTGCTATCCAATGCCGGTTAGAGGAGATGATGCCGGCGCATATTTGGAGGCAGAGTTGGGGATGAAGATTGTCTGTGGATTCGAGATGATGTATCAACTGAGGAGGAGGGAAGGAGAGGAAGGAAAAGGGAGTACGTGGAACAAGTACAAGGAGAGTTTGGAGAGAAGTGGGTACTTTGAAGGGTTGTTGCCGGGCTCAAAGGAGTACAAGAGGTTGATGGAGAAGGCTGAGGAGTATTACCGGAACAGTACTTTATTTACGAGGACCAG TGAATTGATGAGTGCTCCAGTGAGACGAATTGATGAAATTCTTGCTATGCCACATTCAGCTGATGATTTCCAGAGTCAAGAGGTTCCTCCTTCTGATGATGATTCTTGGCTTTATGATGGAGAGAACGATCTGAATGCTGCCCTTCAAGAGAGGCAAAAAGAGATGGATCTCTATAATGCTAAACATAAAAAGAAACAGAAGTTGAAAGAGCCACAGGATGCTGGTCCTTCATCTGATGCAGACTTTGGTGATTTTGATCTTGGTGATATTGCAAAAACCATGCAAGCATTTGTGGACAAGATGTCAAGCTACAAGGGAGCAGAGGTTCCTGAAAACAG GAATCTGAAAGAAGTGGACCTTGATGCGGATCGATTCTTTAAAGACATGGAATCAGTGATGAATCGTCATGGCCGTCAGGATAATGCTAGTGATGTTGAAACTGAAGAAGCATCCTCATCTGACATGGATTTTG ATGAATCTGAAGATGGGAGTGATATTATGGAACCCTCTGCGGATAATGAGGATGGAGAGGACACTTTCATGTGTAGCTATTCTGATGCTCTGAATGAGGAATTGAAGAACACCACCCTTGAAAAGAGCTTTGTCCGTGCAAATGATCACTCCAACAAAAATGAG GGGACATCGAGAGACATGGAAGAAGAATTCACTCCAGTGGATGTTGATGTTAACCTGGTGAAGAGTCTTCTTGATTCCTTTTCTTCCCAACAAGGACAAGCTGGTCCTGCGTCCAATCTGCTTGGGCTCATGGGTCTGCAGCTCCCACTGGATGGCAACAAAGGCAAATGA
- the LOC110641262 gene encoding protein NETWORKED 2D, giving the protein MLQRAASNAYSWWWASHIRTKQSKWMEQNLQDMEEKVQIVLKLIEEDGDSFAKRAEMYYKKRPELIHFVEESYRAYRALAERYDHISKELQNANNTIASVFPEQVQFAMEDEEDNATHRFPKKPPEVSKAKIPTVPKIPKDIKGIFTSATKQLQSKKSMKITKSATVAKSGLSKSKGLQEIDRLQKEILALQTEKEFVKSSYEGGLAKYWEIDQKIRETQDKVCSLQNEFGAGIVIEDDDARELMASAALKSCQETLAQLEEKQEKSVEEVIVESKRISDAREKLKSLKDEFLQGEINQEMPKAKDKFLKAKDKFLKAVRELKSLDQEPSIVTQERKDLDSLRVKIKEHFEVESNASLSVTELAEKIDELVNSVISLEAAVSSQTALIQRLRAETDELQAQIRILEDDKATLINGKNDLRDRLTELEETLLGLQELNRNVEDRNNGLQTHFTEAHHNLDHITEKLHDVKPDEEIQARPQTKWKSIVEVESQQEVEGQKCALNANDGLHALQKINSEEESEVLGKQHEDVKRQEGAPNAKNDLHEPQKLNSEEGQKVSCKPRKELRRQQVALHLDDGPNESQNMELQDELKVPDSLQKEKKLSAKVNSQAELKEPEEKLNTEELNVSESSQKEKEFSTDVNLQAELKGQGQEEKLNPEDLKVSGRTHEESRGQGSALGPNGILDEPQNVKPDGKIEVSLSSQKIKATEEKKEEETKEDDLRNSTRNHREDASLPQTSDEPDDPKEKSHDMNMEEDKQDSPKALGNLLLVETQKGTEQDDEPDWKHLFMNGIGNREKTLLSEYTGILQNYKEIKKRLAETENKNGDGLYETMVRLKELRSANAKKDEQIKILNQKLSLLQTGLGEDDVSDKSTSTESQRLERQEVYDVKAIMMDEPEISPIEKKFRMSIDELLGENLDFWLRFSSTLYQIQKFETEIKDLQSELLKLEEKKKQDGNTTAKYSLKSDAKPLYKHLREIHIELAVWLEKSVLLKDDLKSRFSSLCDIQEEISAALKESAEDDDFKFTSYQAAKFQGEILNMKQENNKVADELQAGLDHVTTLQLEVENTLAKLNEEFKLAGSKNHQNIQLERSDSRNRVPLRSFIFGAKPKKQKHSIFSCVHPVLQRKYNGFKAGINV; this is encoded by the exons ATGTTGCAAAGAGCTGCAAGCAATGCTTATTCATGGTGGTGGGCAAGCCACATTAGAACTAAGCAATCCAAATGGATGGAGCAAAACCTTCAAg atatggaagagaaggtcCAGATTGTACTTAAACTCATCGAAGAGGATGGAGACTCCTTTGCCAAGAGGGCAGAAATGTACTACAAAAAGAGGCCAGAGCTGATACATTTTGTGGAAGAATCTTACAGAGCATACCGAGCCTTGGCTGAACGGTATGATCACATATCAAAAGAGCTACAAAATGCCAACAACACCATTGCTTCTGTTTTCCCAGAACAGGTTCAGTTTGCAATGGAAGATGAGGAAGATAATGCCACACATAGATTCCCAAAGAAGCCTCCAGAAGTCTCAAAAGCAAAAATCCCTACGGTCCCAAAGATTCCCAAAGATATAAAGGGTATCTTCACCTCAGCTACGAAGCAATTACAATCAAAGAAGTCAATGAAAATAACAAAATCTGCTACAGTTGCAAAATCTGGTTTGAGCAAATCTAAAGGACTTCAGGAGATTGACAGGCTGCAGAAAGAAATTCTAGCTTTACAAACTGAAAAAGAGTTTGTGAAAAGCTCTTATGAGGGTGGGCTAGCAAAGTATTGGGAAATTGATCAAAAAATCAGGGAAACGCAGGATAAGGTTTGCAGTTTGCAAAATGAATTTGGTGCAGGCATAGTCATTGAAGATGATGATGCTCGGGAATTGATGGCTTCAGCGGCCTTGAAATCGTGCCAGGAGACATTGGCTCAGTTGGAGGAGAAACAAGAGAAATCTGTAGAAGAAGTAATAGTTGAGAGCAAACGGATTAGTGATGCCAGGGAGAAGTTGAAGTCTCTCAAAGATGAGTTTCTACAAGGTGAGATCAATCAGGAAATGCCAAAAGCCAAAGATAAGTTTTTGAAAGCCAAAGATAAGTTTTTGAAAGCAGTCAGAGAGTTGAAAAGCTTAGACCAAGAACCGAGCATTGTCACACAAGAGAGAAAGGATTTGGATTCGTTACGTGTAAAAATTAAGGAACACTTTGAGGTGGAATCTAATGCATCTCTGagtgtgacagaacttgcagagAAGATTGATGAGCTTGTGAACAGTGTAATTAGCTTAGAAGCGGCAGTTTCATCACAGACAGCACTCATTCAGAGATTGAGAGCAGAGACAGATGAGCTTCAAGCACAGATTCGAATCTTGGAGGATGATAAGGCAACACTGATCAATGGGAAAAATGACCTGAGAGACAGGCTGACGGAATTGGAGGAAACATTGCTTGGACTTCAGGAATTAAACAGAAATGTTGAAGACAGGAATAATGGTCTTCAAACACATTTTACTGAAGCACATCATAATCTCGATCACATCACGGAGAAACTGCACGATGTGAAGCCAGATGAGGAGATCCAGGCCAGACCACAGACAAAGTGGAAATCTATAGTCGAAGTTGAATCACAACAAGAGGTCGAAGGGCAAAAGTGTGCACTGAATGCTAATGATGGCCTCCACGCACTGCAGAAAATAAACTCAGAAGAGGAGAGTGAGGTTTTAGGTAAACAACATGAAGATGTCAAAAGACAAGAAGGTGCACCGAATGCTAAAAATGACCTCCATGAACCACAGAAATTGAACTCAGAAGAGGGGCAGAAGGTTTCATGTAAACCACGTAAAGAACTCAGAAGACAACAAGTTGCACTGCATCTTGATGATGGTCCTAATGAATCACAGAATATGGAGCTACAAGACGAACTCAAGGTTCCAGACTCGTTGCAGAAAGAGAAGAAATTATCTGCTAAAGTGAATTCACAGGCAGAGTTGAAAGAGCCAGAAGAAAAACTAAATACAGAGGAGCTCAATGTGTCAGAATCTTCACAGAAAGAAAAGGAATTTTCTACTGATGTCAATTTGCAAGCTGAGTTAAAAGGACAAGGACAAGAAGAAAAACTTAATCCTGAAGATCTCAAGGTTTCAGGTAGAACACATGAAGAATCCAGAGGACAAGGAAGTGCATTGGGTCCTAATGGCATTCTCGATGAACCACAGAATGTGAAGCCAGATGGTAAGATCGAGGTTtcactttcttcacagaaaataaaGGCTAcagaagagaaaaaggaggaagagacAAAAGAAGATGATCTCAGGAACTCTACCAGAAATCACAGAGAAGATGCAAGTCTGCCGCAGACAAGTGATGAACCTGATGATCCTAAGGAGAAATCTCATGACATGAACATGGAGGAAGATAAGCAAGATTCACCCAAGGCTTTGGGCAATCTCCTTCTTGTTGAAACACAGAAGGGAACAGAGCAAGATGATGAGCCAGACTGGAAGCATTTGTTCATGAATGGTATCGGAAATAGAGAAAAAACTCTGCTGAGTGAGTATACTGGAATTCTTCAAAACTACAAAGAAATCAAGAAGAGACTTGCCGAAACAGAAAACAAAAATGGAGATGGCCTCTATGAAACAATGGTGCGGTTAAAAGAACTGAGGAGTGCTAATGCAAAGAAGGATGAACAGATTAAAATCTTAAATCAGAAGCTGAGCCTTCTCCAAACAGGCTTGGGTGAAGATGATGTATCTGATAAATCAACCTCGACAGAATCCCAAAGATTAGAGAGACAAGAAGTATATGATGTCAAGGCGATCATGATGGACGAGCCAGAAATTTCACCAATTGAGAAAAAATTCCGGATGAGCATTGATGAACTGCTAGGGGAGAACTTAGATTTCTGGTTAAGATTCAGTTCTACATTGTACCAAATTCAGAAATTTGAAACTGAAATCAAAGATTTACAGTCTGAATTGTTGAAACTTGAGGAAAAAAAGAAGCAAGATGGTAACACAACTGCAAAGTATTCTCTGAAATCAGATGCAAAACCATTATACAAGCACCTACGAGAGATTCACATTGAATTAGCGGTCTGGTTGGAAAAAAGTGTGCTACTGAAAGATGACCTGAAGAGCAGATTCTCATCCTTGTGTgacattcaagaagaaatatctgCTGCTTTGAAGGAGAGCGCTGAAGATGATGACTTCAAGTTTACGAGCTACCAAGCTGCAAAGTTCCAAGGCGAGATTTTGAACATGAAACAAGAGAATAACAAGGTTGCAGATGAATTGCAGGCTGGCTTGGATCATGTTACTACACTCCAGTTAGAAGTTGAAAACACTCTGGCAAAGTTGAATGAGGAATTCAAACTTGCTGGATCAAAGAATCACCAAAATATCCAACTGGAACGCTCAGACAGCCGAAATCGAGTTCCTTTGAGGTCATTTATCTTTGGTGCAAAACCAAAAAAGCAAAAGCATTCAATCTTCTCTTGCGTCCACCCTGTACTGCAAAGGAAATACAATGGTTTCAAGGCAGGGATTAATGTTTGA